CGGTGCCGTACTTCTCAATTACTGGATCTTCAGTCTAGCCCATATTATCTTCTCTAATTTCATGTTTCTTGAGGCCAATAACTCGCTAATGTTCTGTTTAAatctttaattaataatttataggATAAACTACACCTAATATCATTGATCTTACTAAtagtttacgttttggtcactcgacttcaaaaagttacaaaatggttattaaactattcaaaaattttcatttaagtaactAGACAATTAAAATTGTTGCACCAATCAAAAGTTCTCCTTCCACTTCTATTCTACAATTCGGTTTTTTTCGTAAAACACCATTGAATGTCACGAATCTGTGAACTAAAATCTAAACAACTTTATTCACTGATATTTGACATTGACTGTCAAATCGAATTGGATATAAACTATATTGTTCTACTCATCAACGAGTACAGGTCCATTGTACCAATTATCGAATTGTCACTTAAAGTTTCTTAgtcaaacttttttttaacttaataaatcaatgacttgaataaaaatattttaatagctcggtgacttaaatgaaaactttcaaatagttcaactaacattttgtaacttttgaagctaaatgatcaaaacataaaattattaatagtttagtgatcttAGGTGGAACTTACCCATCTTTAGTTAATAGTTTTTATTGGccaaaaaatatgtaaatatactACTACTACTTATTGGATGTGTCGAACCATACATACCCCTCTTAATTAGCATAGAACTTATGTCGGATAATGTAGGGGTGTCCACAGGGACTGACGTCcggccaccaccaccaccactcaGCAGAAGCTGCAATTAAAGACCTCTAAATTGATTATTGTACGACGGTCAGGTCAGTCCTTGGCCTCTCCGTGGGTTTTCCACATACCCAAGCTCTATAATCTTgagcttgatttttttttcttttcggttTGGTGCAGAGGGCACTGGATTTCTCTTTCCCACAGAAACCTCCTTTTGGAAGTACAAAGTACAAACAGAAATTTCCTGCTTTGACGCTTACATTATTATCATGTTTATCTTTGTAAGTACATGCATTACTATCATTacctatttaaatattaatttggttgATTGGTATCATGCTTAAAATCTTTTAATTTAAGGTTGGGAAAAGTTTATTATCAAtacctaaaaagttaaaatgagttaaattttgatATAAGTTTGGATCCATtaataaattctttaaaaaattatatcagTGGGGGTTTACTACTTCTATACCCCATCCCCTCCCCATCCCCATCCCCCATCTTCAACATCAATTCATTAACCAGAACATCTGAGATGAGAAAGTATTGCTTTATCACCTATCATGTTCAggcttttgttttttgtttttttgttttttaatttccaATGAGTATGTTGAAATGCTGTCGTTTTCAAAATTTTGCATGCAGGAGTAATATAAGTTTGGGATCAAATTAGAAATGGGTCCAACTCAGGTTTTGTACTATTAATCCAACCCTAACATCACATGTCATGTCTTGCTATGACTAGGACAAACCCACATTTCAAAACAGTGCTGTTAGGTGTCAATCAGCACTCACACTGGACCATGCAATATACCcacttttatttgtttatatccATGCCATTTTCCAACACAGAAACGAAAAGCCAAAGTAACACAAAATACAACCATGAAAATTATAGTAACAATTACAGACATTGTTTTGCTGCTAGCAAAAAAAATGCAATTGCAAAACATAACCAGCATGAACTTACACAATGTTGATTGAATATAGGATGCAAATActctcaaattttaaacttttcttttCTACATTAAAAGGACTATATTTCCATATCCATAAGGAATAATGGCATAGGGTTCTTCCTTTTGCTCTGCTCTACACAGGCCAACAAGAGCTTTGACATGTCTATCAAATATACGGTACTATATGTTATAAAAGCTTACAATAGTACAGAAAtagattcttcttcttcattgttCATCCATATCAAGAAGGAGATGTCCAAAGCTCTGCATTTTTAACCTTTGAAACACTCTCAAGCACTTCAAAAGGGATTATATCACCAATAACAACTACCCTTTTGTTTTCCAGGTCTACTTTGTATGAGGTCACTCCTGTTTTTTCATGGTACAGCTAGGAATTACATTACAGTAATGATAATGtataataacaaaacaaaaccaaaaggAACCTAATTAGCTCTCTCCCAGCTAAACAtactttaaaatgatggaaaaaagataaaaaagggTCGATAAATAAAATGGAGATATCAGAAGAGATTGCTTACCATCCATCTTTGAAATGTGTTTTTCAACTTTTCTTGCACATCCATGGCAATGCATGGATACCCTTAGTACCACCATCTACAAGGTCAAATCAATCAAAGTAGCTTGTTAGCTATTCAAGCTTTTCATTCACTATATGTTCTTCTTTCAGAAAATAAAGCAAACATTTagagatataaatatatatatatgcacattacCTTAGGCTTAAGCTGAAAGGCCAAGGTCTGATTGCCAGCCACAACATCTTTCAATCTCAACAACTGGGTTTTTTCAGATGTTACCAATGGGGTTTTTTCAAACTCATCATCATCCAATGTGTTCATACAGAAACAAGAACAAGAGCCTGAAGACAAATATAAACAATCCAACATCTTGCTAAAACTAAGTTTCCCCATTGCTCCCAGATGTTCTAACACAACAAAGACACTCACTTAGGGAACTTAAACATGGTTATACATAAGCAAACTGTCTATCTTATAGGAAcaaaatcaatcaaaagaaactATGTTCACAATCCCCAACACTATATAATATACATGTAAGAGAGACAGAGAAGGAAGCTAAAGGTCAAATTTTTCTTGGGAAAAACAAAAGCTAGACAGAACCTAATGAAGctattgaagaagaaaagaacctTCAAGTACCAATTTTTTTGTTGAGTTATAGCACTAGTCAAAAAGGTTCTCAAAAAGGGTACTCTTTATCTTTAATCACCACAAGCAGCATTTTCATGTGGTGGTGAGCTACTAATAAAGACAACAATAAACATACaccttaaaaaaatttacatacaCTACACCATAAAGATTGAGTGGgatgaaaagaaaagggaatGTTCATGTGAGATTTGCAGTTGGTTTTTGAAAGTGAGAGTTGGTTTCACTCTTTCATTTGAACTATTGCTTTTTTATCGTGAAAGAAACTTTAAAAACACACTGAAAGAAGATACAGTTTCACATGATATAAAAACAGGATAGAGAAAAGCTATATAAAAAATGGGTCATAGTCACCAGCTCAAGAAAATTGCTAAGATCAATCTAAACCAGGCATGGCATGTGGATGGTAGCTAAGAAGTATATATACAGGAAGAAAATTTTATAACCAAAAGATTGGATAATATAAGCAACTTTAGTAGTGTACATAAGTACATTTGCTAGATGATCATGACACATTACCTTCAGCATTATTTGAAGAATATGCTAGATATCTAATCAAGTTTTTCTATTCATTACTTCATATTACTTCACTACCTTTCTTATACATGTAGAGAGAGAGATTAAGGGTGAGATTGATTAGATTAAACCATGAAACAAGTTTAATTAATTCCATCAAAGTACTGTTCATGTTGAAGATATAATATGAGATGGGATAGATGTAATAATTCAAAAGCAGTGAATGAGTTTGAAGTTGTTGGCAAGCTTGTCTTGATCTTCATTCTTTCAATATTAATATAGAGAAGATGGGGACAAGTGGCATTGAATTATTGCTGCCCCCCTGAGCTCAGAAGAGAATAGAATTATTGGATGATTGaatatttcaatatatattttaaattttctacaAGATTAATGGGAGGCTTCTCTAACAGGTTGGTCCATGTGATGATGACTCCTTTTAGTGGGAGGAAAGGGacgaattatttaaaaatattatgaaattaaaaaatatttgagtGGTGAAGTCATACTCATGTTTGTTAGTCTCACATGACCTTTGGCATGCAATAAACCAAAGCTGGATTTACCAAATTTTCATGTGGAGGCATTCAACAAATGAGGGTGGCAACCAGCAAATTGGAGTAATCCATTTCCTTGGCTAATAGCCGAAGCTAAAGGGCAAGAATCGCCTCTTGGTTCTTTTATGCCAAACATTCCTATTTAATGTTATATTTCCTTCATGCTCCAACAACAACATTCCTATTTTATGACTTTTGGTTCATATAATCGAAGTTTATGACTATCAaggacaaaatttaaaaaattattttaagagtagagatgaatcataaattttttagggttaaagtgtaaatttaccattatattaacttgtattttttgaaaattttgaagggactacaaaataattttatcatttttatggaACTAAAGCCACTACTTACCTCCTTCTACGCCCCTAGTGATTAACGCTGTTAACAATGTCGTCTTTAAATTTTGAACTAacattatctttttaaaaatacaaaatattttaccATAAGACAGTTTCTATCGGCTAAACTTATACAAAGCATTAACTTGTTTCAATGTCATCATAGATATTAGCAATATtacctaataataataaaaaggtgaGGCATTATAGTTTGTATGTGGGATGAAGGGGACATAAACATAATATAAGGTTTAAGAAGAAGCATGGGCGCATGGCTCACAACAGTTCACTGCCTTCAAAACCGAAAAGAATAATAACATTGAATATGTAGAAATAaggctaatatatatataaaggtttACCTAATTCCATGTGATTAAATAGTTCCGTTGCCCATTCTCTACATCTGTCCATATTATGGACGGTCATGCAtgtttaaaaacaattaaattaataataatttagtaatatttGATTGAGACACCTATAATAGGAAACATTATCCAACTTGACGGTTGATAAGTTTTCAAGATTCGAAGGCGTGCATCAAAAACTTACTTCCATTTTTGTTATGTATTAAAAGGCAATAGGACCACCGACAGTAAGCAGCAGAAGttaattctatatatatatatagaattatCACATGGTTGACATTCATTATTAAGTATTACCCACTTGATAGATTCGTTGCCACCCATTCATTGGTTATACATGTATGCTTAATATGATTGATGCCTGTTATATACATTTTGTTATGTTTTACAATGTTCGTATAGCACGTACCACACAGTATCTAATGTCATACTACGGTCCTTATTTGCTCAACAATACACACCTATATTTATAGAGAAAACTATCTCATCATGTTACTTGTTTTTTCCTATAAACTTTTTACAAAAAGTAAGTTGAAGAATCTGCTAAAAGCCAGGAGATAATTtctattactttttttataaaaaaaaaaacaggctGAAAAACAAGGGCTACATGACTACACTACAAGCCCATTATACAAAAAGATGGGTGGCACCAAAATAAGAGGTCCAGAAATGTATttctgaattattattattataaattgtattaTGATAACAATATATAGGTAGAAGTATGACGAAATTTTGTTaccaaaatttgg
The genomic region above belongs to Gossypium hirsutum isolate 1008001.06 chromosome D05, Gossypium_hirsutum_v2.1, whole genome shotgun sequence and contains:
- the LOC107907230 gene encoding protein SODIUM POTASSIUM ROOT DEFECTIVE 2, with the protein product MGKLSFSKMLDCLYLSSGSCSCFCMNTLDDDEFEKTPLVTSEKTQLLRLKDVVAGNQTLAFQLKPKMVVLRVSMHCHGCARKVEKHISKMDGVTSYKVDLENKRVVVIGDIIPFEVLESVSKVKNAELWTSPS